Proteins encoded together in one Planctomycetaceae bacterium window:
- the dapB gene encoding 4-hydroxy-tetrahydrodipicolinate reductase — translation MKSKLIIVGAAGRMGKRIAAIAAESGQFEIVGAVDAAGCPAIGTTLEQTNIKISSEFPPKADVVIDFSLPVAFKGTVNYCLKNNCALVLGTTGLSTEQIKKVDEAGKKIPVIQATNMSVGMNLLFDIVGQVAKRLGEEYDIEIIEAHHRFKKDAPSGSAVTLAERIAAATAKKFPDCLDMSRSGKECLRKKGTIGMQALRLGDTVGEHSVMFGTLGETVTISHSAHSRDTFAAGAVRAAGWLIGKKAARYSMADVLGLK, via the coding sequence ATGAAATCTAAATTAATAATCGTTGGCGCTGCCGGCCGAATGGGCAAAAGAATAGCGGCTATCGCAGCCGAATCCGGACAATTTGAAATCGTCGGAGCGGTAGATGCCGCCGGGTGCCCAGCTATCGGCACAACTTTAGAACAGACAAATATTAAAATATCCTCTGAATTTCCGCCAAAAGCAGATGTCGTTATAGATTTTTCACTGCCTGTCGCTTTCAAAGGCACAGTCAATTACTGCCTGAAAAATAATTGCGCACTTGTACTGGGCACAACAGGATTGTCCACGGAACAAATCAAAAAAGTCGATGAGGCCGGCAAAAAAATCCCAGTAATACAGGCGACAAATATGAGCGTCGGAATGAATCTGCTGTTCGACATCGTCGGACAAGTTGCCAAAAGGCTCGGCGAAGAATACGATATCGAAATCATAGAGGCACATCACCGTTTCAAAAAAGACGCACCCAGCGGCTCGGCTGTGACTTTGGCAGAAAGAATCGCAGCGGCCACAGCTAAAAAATTTCCGGATTGCCTGGACATGAGCAGAAGCGGAAAAGAATGCCTTCGCAAAAAAGGCACTATCGGTATGCAGGCACTTCGGCTTGGCGATACGGTCGGAGAACATTCTGTAATGTTCGGAACTCTCGGCGAAACGGTAACGATTTCGCACAGCGCTCACAGCAGAGATACTTTCGCGGCAGGAGCCGTAAGAGCGGCAGGCTGGCTTATCGGCAAAAAAGCGGCAAGATATTCGATGGCAGATGTTTTAGGATTGAAGTAA
- a CDS encoding NCS2 family permease produces MLNVFFKLSEKQTSVRTETIAGATTFLTMAYIIFVNPAILSQAGMDKASLVAVTCIVTALSTIVTGLFANAPIAMAPGMGLNAFFAYTLVITQKISWQTALGVVFLSGLFFMILTIIGLRKKLVEAIPVSLISAISVGIGLFIAFIGLQNLGIVIAHPATLVQAGNLNSTILIGLAGLIAMIYLEIRKFKGSLLVGILFSTLLAICLSNYLPQQQKVQIPNTIFSTDISISAIALKLDIIGAIKWSLFGAIFSLMFMDMFDSIGTLVACCHEAKMGGENGKIKELDRLLTIDAGATMFGALMGTSTTTAYIESAAGIAEGGKTGLTSVVTGILFLAAALFVPLVGIVPAYATAPALIMVGFFMIREIRRIDFTHVETAFPAFIIIIMIALSYSISTGLAFGFICFSLLKIITGKVNQIKPAMWLITGLSILYFAIPVLVKYFSQTPQP; encoded by the coding sequence ATGCTGAACGTTTTTTTTAAACTTTCAGAAAAGCAAACGTCTGTACGTACGGAGACAATAGCCGGCGCGACGACATTTCTCACAATGGCATACATTATTTTTGTCAATCCCGCGATTTTATCGCAGGCAGGGATGGACAAAGCATCACTCGTTGCGGTAACCTGCATAGTAACCGCTCTTTCGACAATCGTTACAGGCCTTTTCGCAAATGCCCCTATCGCGATGGCGCCGGGGATGGGGCTTAACGCGTTTTTCGCATACACGCTTGTCATCACGCAGAAAATAAGCTGGCAGACCGCGCTGGGCGTGGTTTTTCTTTCAGGTCTGTTTTTTATGATTCTCACGATTATCGGCCTGCGTAAAAAACTCGTCGAGGCGATTCCAGTATCGCTCATCTCGGCGATATCCGTCGGTATCGGGCTTTTTATCGCTTTCATCGGCTTGCAGAATCTCGGCATTGTCATCGCCCACCCTGCCACTCTTGTTCAGGCTGGAAACTTAAATTCGACAATACTGATTGGCCTGGCGGGTTTAATCGCAATGATTTACCTTGAAATCCGAAAATTTAAAGGCTCACTGCTTGTCGGCATACTCTTTTCAACACTACTGGCGATTTGTTTAAGCAATTATCTTCCGCAGCAGCAAAAAGTACAAATCCCAAATACTATTTTTTCAACAGATATAAGCATCTCCGCGATTGCGTTAAAACTTGACATCATCGGCGCAATTAAATGGAGTTTATTCGGCGCGATTTTTTCGCTGATGTTTATGGATATGTTCGACAGCATCGGCACACTTGTCGCCTGCTGCCATGAAGCGAAAATGGGCGGCGAAAACGGTAAAATTAAGGAACTCGACAGACTATTAACCATCGACGCCGGCGCGACAATGTTCGGCGCTCTGATGGGAACTTCAACGACAACGGCGTATATCGAATCAGCCGCAGGTATCGCCGAGGGCGGCAAAACCGGTCTTACTTCGGTTGTAACCGGAATTTTATTTTTAGCTGCGGCGTTATTCGTACCTCTTGTTGGAATCGTGCCGGCTTACGCGACGGCTCCTGCGCTGATTATGGTCGGCTTTTTTATGATAAGAGAAATCAGAAGAATTGATTTTACGCATGTGGAAACGGCATTTCCCGCATTTATAATTATAATAATGATCGCGTTGAGCTACAGTATAAGCACAGGACTTGCGTTTGGTTTTATATGTTTTTCGCTGCTGAAAATCATCACCGGCAAAGTCAATCAAATTAAGCCGGCGATGTGGCTGATAACAGGGCTTTCAATATTGTACTTCGCGATTCCAGTGCTGGTTAAATATTTTTCACAAACGCCCCAGCCATAA
- a CDS encoding glycosyltransferase family 4 protein, with amino-acid sequence MKVFMLGWEFPPFISGGLGTACYGLTKALSSQGTEITFVLPTGNDAGCDFMEILAAQGYLLPGEFKNIRFRTIKSTLKPYMPASVKVGSLSRTQVGASAWQFSQSTQQQHYGTNIFEDVHKFEENATDIASTEDFDVIHAHDWMTYPAAISVAKLSGKPVIVHVHSTEFDRSGENINQEIYDIERYGMHNADKIIAVSNYTKNIVINRYGISSEKVDVVYNGVEDNGTRRELADKRDKVVLFLGRITFQKGPDYFIAAAKKVLEKMSNVKFVMAGDGDMTRRMIEYAAYLGIGHKVFFTKFLRGANVNRIYQMADLFVMPSVSEPFGIAALEAMKNNVPILISKQSGVAETLQNALKVDFWDVNQMANKIAAVLKHSPLRTMLSENGFYEAGSFKWESSAAKVNKIYKQVLACA; translated from the coding sequence ATGAAAGTTTTTATGTTAGGTTGGGAATTTCCTCCGTTTATAAGCGGAGGTTTAGGCACTGCCTGCTATGGCCTTACAAAGGCGCTAAGCAGTCAGGGCACTGAAATCACGTTCGTTCTGCCGACTGGCAACGATGCGGGCTGTGATTTTATGGAAATTCTCGCTGCGCAGGGTTATTTACTTCCAGGCGAATTCAAAAATATTCGTTTCAGGACTATTAAGTCAACTTTGAAGCCATATATGCCTGCCAGTGTTAAAGTGGGCAGTTTAAGTCGTACACAGGTCGGCGCAAGTGCCTGGCAGTTCAGTCAGTCGACACAGCAGCAGCATTATGGAACCAACATCTTTGAAGACGTTCATAAATTTGAAGAAAACGCGACCGATATAGCTTCTACTGAAGATTTTGACGTTATTCACGCACACGACTGGATGACATATCCGGCGGCGATAAGCGTTGCGAAATTGAGCGGTAAACCGGTTATTGTTCACGTTCATTCGACCGAATTTGACCGCAGCGGAGAAAATATCAACCAGGAGATTTATGATATCGAGCGTTATGGTATGCACAACGCTGATAAAATTATCGCCGTCAGCAATTACACGAAGAATATTGTAATTAACCGCTACGGCATATCGTCTGAAAAGGTGGATGTTGTTTACAACGGTGTCGAGGACAATGGCACAAGGCGGGAACTCGCTGACAAGAGGGACAAAGTGGTTTTGTTTCTTGGCCGAATTACTTTCCAGAAAGGCCCGGATTATTTTATTGCCGCCGCCAAAAAAGTTCTGGAAAAAATGAGCAATGTGAAATTTGTTATGGCCGGCGATGGCGATATGACGCGAAGAATGATAGAATACGCCGCGTATCTTGGCATTGGCCATAAGGTTTTCTTCACGAAATTTTTAAGAGGCGCAAACGTCAACAGGATATATCAGATGGCTGATTTGTTCGTGATGCCTTCGGTGTCAGAGCCTTTCGGAATTGCCGCGTTGGAGGCTATGAAGAATAATGTGCCGATTCTGATAAGCAAACAGAGCGGTGTAGCGGAAACATTGCAAAATGCGTTAAAGGTTGATTTCTGGGATGTTAACCAGATGGCAAATAAAATCGCAGCGGTACTCAAGCATAGCCCGCTTCGGACAATGCTGTCGGAAAACGGCTTTTATGAGGCTGGGAGTTTTAAATGGGAATCGTCTGCTGCTAAAGTGAATAAAATTTACAAACAGGTTCTTGCCTGTGCATAG
- the eno gene encoding phosphopyruvate hydratase yields the protein MFTTIIDIRAREILDSRGNPTVEVDVTLDDGAFGRAAVPSGASTGAHEAVELRDTNAKRYMGKGTLTAVKNVNEKIAPEIIGMDALAQEAVDKAMIELDGTKNKGKFGANAILGVSLAVAKAAAFSVGLPLYRYLGGCNANVLPVPMMNILNGGKHADNNVDFQEFMVMPIGAENFPEALRMGTEVFHTLKKVLKDKGYNTSVGDEGGFAPSLKSNEEALDVILDAIKKAGYKAGKQIAIALDPASTEMFNEKTKKYSFFKSDPKNAVSSDAMIKHWTKWVENYPIVSIEDGLAEDDWDGWKKLTSEIGSKCQLVGDDLFVTNSERLAKGIKLGAANSILIKVNQIGTLTETIEAINLAKRSGYTAVMSHRSGETEDTTIADLAVAMGVGQIKTGSACRTDRICKYNQLLRIHEELGDAAQYGSFLFE from the coding sequence ATGTTTACAACAATTATTGACATTAGGGCAAGAGAAATACTCGACTCACGAGGCAATCCGACCGTTGAAGTCGATGTAACGCTCGACGACGGCGCATTCGGCAGAGCAGCTGTTCCATCAGGAGCAAGCACAGGCGCTCACGAAGCAGTCGAACTCCGTGATACAAACGCTAAACGCTATATGGGCAAAGGCACATTAACGGCTGTAAAGAACGTCAACGAAAAAATCGCACCGGAAATTATCGGTATGGACGCTCTTGCACAGGAAGCAGTCGATAAAGCCATGATTGAACTCGACGGCACAAAGAACAAAGGCAAATTCGGCGCAAACGCAATCCTCGGCGTATCGCTGGCAGTCGCTAAAGCCGCTGCGTTTTCAGTCGGTCTTCCGCTGTACAGATACCTCGGCGGATGCAACGCAAATGTTCTGCCGGTTCCTATGATGAACATCCTCAACGGCGGAAAACACGCTGACAACAATGTCGATTTCCAGGAATTTATGGTTATGCCAATCGGCGCTGAAAACTTCCCGGAAGCATTGAGAATGGGAACTGAAGTTTTCCACACCCTGAAGAAAGTTCTGAAGGACAAAGGCTATAACACATCTGTCGGCGATGAAGGCGGTTTCGCACCATCTCTGAAATCAAACGAAGAGGCTCTGGATGTAATCCTCGACGCAATCAAAAAGGCAGGCTACAAGGCAGGCAAACAAATCGCTATCGCTCTTGACCCTGCTTCAACTGAAATGTTCAATGAAAAAACAAAGAAATACAGCTTCTTCAAATCAGACCCCAAGAACGCTGTTTCATCAGACGCAATGATTAAGCACTGGACCAAGTGGGTTGAAAACTATCCAATCGTCAGCATCGAAGACGGTCTTGCTGAAGACGACTGGGACGGCTGGAAAAAGCTCACAAGCGAAATCGGCAGCAAATGCCAGCTCGTCGGCGATGATTTGTTCGTAACAAATTCCGAAAGACTCGCAAAAGGCATCAAACTCGGCGCTGCAAATTCAATTCTGATTAAAGTAAACCAGATTGGTACTTTGACAGAAACTATCGAAGCCATCAACCTGGCAAAGAGAAGTGGCTACACTGCGGTTATGAGCCACAGAAGCGGCGAAACAGAAGACACCACAATCGCTGATTTGGCAGTTGCTATGGGCGTCGGCCAGATTAAGACCGGCTCGGCATGCAGAACCGACAGAATCTGCAAGTACAACCAGTTACTCCGAATTCACGAAGAACTCGGCGATGCAGCACAGTACGGCTCATTCCTGTTTGAATAA
- a CDS encoding glycogen-binding domain-containing protein, translating into MKTVKDIRRVAAKTRSVITKEIKKLYGISKVRGGVVFTAFYPSASTVCVAGDFNGWQPQLAPMKKIDDKGDWQIELPLTPGSYRYRFVVDGHWQHDPHNPDTEPNPYGGLNSVLKVSK; encoded by the coding sequence ATGAAAACAGTCAAGGACATCAGGAGAGTTGCGGCGAAGACACGAAGTGTAATTACGAAGGAAATTAAAAAACTTTACGGTATCAGTAAAGTCAGGGGCGGGGTTGTTTTTACCGCGTTTTATCCTTCAGCTTCGACGGTTTGTGTCGCAGGTGATTTCAACGGCTGGCAGCCGCAGCTTGCGCCGATGAAGAAAATAGACGACAAAGGTGATTGGCAGATAGAGCTGCCTCTTACGCCCGGCAGTTACAGGTATCGTTTCGTTGTTGACGGCCATTGGCAGCACGACCCGCATAATCCCGATACAGAACCGAATCCGTATGGCGGACTTAATTCAGTTTTGAAGGTAAGCAAATAA
- the rpmB gene encoding 50S ribosomal protein L28 has translation MSRVCSILGKRTTSGNTISRRGKAKYLGGVGVKTTGITKRKFKANIHKVTALVDGKATRIKVSAKAIKMGLVQKPLKRDYKKA, from the coding sequence ATGTCAAGAGTATGCAGTATATTAGGCAAAAGAACTACGAGCGGAAATACAATATCCAGACGCGGTAAGGCTAAATATTTAGGCGGTGTCGGTGTTAAGACAACCGGCATAACAAAACGCAAATTCAAGGCCAATATCCACAAAGTTACGGCTTTAGTTGACGGCAAAGCTACAAGAATTAAAGTCTCTGCCAAGGCAATTAAAATGGGTCTGGTTCAAAAACCATTGAAAAGAGACTACAAAAAGGCTTAA
- a CDS encoding glycoside hydrolase family 57 protein, with product MASVCFYFQVHQPYRLRNYTIFDTDSHYFDDSKNHQICRKVADKCYLPTNRLMLELIKKYEGKFRISYSITGVVLDQMEAYAGDVLESFKELAATGCVEFLAETYYHSLSSLYSHKEFLEQIDLHTQAIQKHFGQTPRVFRNTELVYNNQIAELIESTGRFDAILAEGADHILGYKSPNFVYQPLRCPNLKLLLKNYSLSDDIAFRFSNRGWKEWPLDATKFTKWVNAVNGCGYTVNLFMDYETFGEHQWEDTGIFNFMRHLPGEILRHPDNSFKTVSETAAAYSACEPLDIPYTISWADIERDLSAWLGNPMQQNALTELYKLEKAVKGTRDEKIISDWRRLQTSDHFYYMCTKWFSDGDVHKYFNPYDTPYDSYINFMNVMEDLSSRSSKVTPVETATVQPVKIKSIVKQRSLRTNRERTYIQTDSE from the coding sequence ATGGCGTCGGTATGTTTTTATTTTCAGGTCCATCAGCCATACAGGTTGAGGAATTACACGATTTTCGACACGGACAGTCATTACTTTGACGATTCCAAGAATCATCAGATTTGCCGTAAAGTAGCGGATAAATGCTATTTGCCGACCAATCGGCTGATGCTTGAACTTATAAAAAAGTACGAGGGCAAATTCAGGATATCATACAGTATCACGGGCGTAGTGCTTGATCAGATGGAGGCTTACGCCGGCGATGTTCTTGAGAGTTTTAAAGAGCTTGCCGCGACAGGCTGTGTAGAGTTTCTTGCTGAAACATACTATCACAGTTTAAGTTCGCTCTATTCACACAAGGAATTTCTTGAACAGATAGATTTGCATACGCAGGCGATACAGAAGCATTTCGGCCAAACCCCGCGTGTATTCCGTAATACCGAACTGGTGTACAATAACCAGATAGCAGAGCTGATAGAAAGCACAGGAAGATTCGACGCGATTTTAGCCGAGGGTGCGGATCATATACTCGGCTATAAGAGTCCGAATTTTGTTTACCAGCCGCTGCGGTGTCCTAATTTGAAACTGCTGCTGAAGAATTACAGCTTGAGCGACGACATCGCGTTTCGTTTCTCGAACAGAGGCTGGAAAGAATGGCCTTTGGATGCGACAAAATTCACTAAGTGGGTAAACGCGGTTAACGGCTGCGGCTACACTGTCAATCTTTTTATGGATTATGAAACCTTTGGCGAGCATCAGTGGGAGGATACGGGCATATTCAATTTTATGCGTCATTTGCCGGGAGAAATATTGAGGCATCCGGACAACAGTTTTAAAACTGTCTCGGAAACTGCCGCTGCGTATTCGGCTTGCGAACCGCTTGACATACCTTATACGATAAGCTGGGCGGATATCGAACGTGATTTGTCCGCGTGGCTTGGAAATCCTATGCAGCAAAACGCGCTGACTGAATTGTACAAACTTGAAAAGGCCGTAAAGGGCACACGCGACGAAAAAATTATTTCTGACTGGCGAAGGCTTCAGACATCCGACCATTTTTATTATATGTGCACAAAATGGTTTTCGGATGGCGATGTTCATAAGTATTTCAATCCTTATGATACGCCGTATGATTCGTATATTAATTTTATGAACGTTATGGAAGATTTAAGTTCCCGCAGCTCGAAAGTTACACCTGTCGAAACTGCGACTGTGCAGCCGGTGAAGATTAAGAGTATAGTAAAACAGCGATCGCTGCGTACGAATAGGGAAAGGACGTATATTCAGACGGATTCTGAATAA
- the murA gene encoding UDP-N-acetylglucosamine 1-carboxyvinyltransferase, whose protein sequence is MAMDIFKITGPVRLDGTINVSNSKNAALPVMAATILAGGKNTLIGLPNLSDIAVMGQLMESLGCKKQIVDGNTIFDTTVIDKPFGDYEIVRKMRAGICILGPLLARCGKAEISLPGGCAIGYRPVDIHVRGLQEMGAKIELKNGYIVAHSNGGLKGANIFLGGPFGSSVLATANILSAAVLAKGKTIIEYAACEPEVTDLANCLVKMGAKITGIGSPQLIIHGVKELKPIEYKIIPDRIEAGTFLCAAAITKGKLKLKNCRLDHLWAAVNKLRSMNVKIDETEDGCEVECDSHLEATDLTTLPYPGFPTDLQAQFMACLCLARGNSVITEKIFEDRFMHVAELSRMSANLRKEGPHVIISGVEKLTAAPVMASDLRASAALVVAALAAHGETIINRVYHIDRGYEKIEEKLNACGANIQRLSV, encoded by the coding sequence ATGGCTATGGATATCTTTAAAATTACAGGCCCTGTGAGGCTTGACGGAACAATAAACGTTAGCAACTCGAAAAATGCAGCGCTGCCGGTTATGGCGGCGACAATTCTGGCCGGCGGCAAGAACACACTCATCGGCCTGCCGAATCTAAGCGATATCGCCGTGATGGGGCAACTGATGGAATCGCTCGGCTGCAAAAAACAAATCGTAGACGGCAATACCATTTTTGACACAACTGTAATTGACAAACCTTTCGGCGATTATGAAATCGTGCGAAAAATGCGAGCCGGTATCTGCATACTCGGGCCACTGCTTGCCCGATGCGGCAAAGCGGAAATATCTCTGCCGGGCGGCTGCGCTATCGGGTATCGCCCTGTCGATATTCACGTCAGAGGTTTGCAGGAAATGGGCGCTAAAATCGAGCTGAAAAACGGCTACATCGTCGCTCATTCGAACGGCGGACTGAAAGGCGCAAATATTTTTCTCGGCGGTCCGTTCGGGTCGAGCGTTCTGGCGACCGCGAATATATTATCAGCAGCAGTTCTTGCGAAAGGCAAAACCATTATCGAATACGCTGCCTGCGAACCGGAAGTTACAGACCTGGCAAACTGTCTTGTAAAAATGGGAGCTAAAATCACAGGTATTGGTTCGCCTCAATTAATAATCCACGGCGTAAAAGAATTAAAGCCGATAGAATACAAAATTATTCCGGACAGAATCGAAGCGGGCACATTCCTTTGCGCAGCGGCGATTACAAAAGGGAAATTAAAACTTAAAAATTGCCGACTCGACCATCTTTGGGCGGCTGTAAATAAATTAAGAAGTATGAACGTCAAAATCGACGAAACAGAAGATGGCTGCGAAGTTGAGTGCGACAGTCATCTCGAAGCAACTGACCTCACAACGCTTCCGTATCCCGGTTTCCCGACAGATTTGCAGGCACAGTTTATGGCGTGTCTTTGTCTTGCCCGCGGCAACAGCGTTATAACTGAAAAAATATTCGAAGACAGATTTATGCACGTCGCGGAATTGAGCAGAATGTCGGCAAACCTCCGCAAAGAAGGCCCGCACGTAATTATCAGCGGTGTTGAGAAATTAACGGCCGCTCCTGTTATGGCATCGGATTTGAGAGCATCGGCCGCCCTTGTCGTTGCCGCTCTGGCAGCACATGGCGAAACAATCATAAACCGCGTCTACCATATAGACAGAGGTTATGAGAAAATAGAAGAAAAATTAAACGCTTGCGGAGCAAATATTCAGAGACTAAGCGTGTAA
- a CDS encoding HD domain-containing protein: MGHIFINQLQPGTTIDDVYMISQPILRSTTRGDLYIAMFVSDRTGKVNGRIWQASEELFNSLPKEGFAHIKGRSEIYQNAMQIVGDRINAVPAEKVDINDYLPRTEKDVKQMWDDTVKIVSEIKNPFLKSLVGEFVNDKEMMKQFCTAPGGTANHHSYIGGLLEHTNTMLNTAKAMMPCYPQLQTDLVLAGIFLHDMGKTEELTYKMAFGYSDSGQLLGHIVMTVNMVERKAVAMEAAGKEVNREILQSLEHIILAHHGEYEFGSPKLPMTAEAFLVGFLDNIDAKINQVTGKIDSEPGDANWTAFIKSLDSKIYRKRVVD, encoded by the coding sequence ATGGGACATATTTTCATAAATCAGCTTCAGCCGGGCACTACAATTGATGACGTTTATATGATTAGTCAGCCGATTTTGCGCAGCACCACTCGCGGCGATTTGTACATCGCGATGTTCGTCAGCGACCGCACCGGCAAAGTCAACGGCAGAATCTGGCAGGCAAGCGAAGAGCTTTTCAACTCACTGCCCAAAGAGGGCTTCGCGCACATCAAAGGCAGAAGCGAAATATATCAAAACGCGATGCAAATCGTTGGCGATAGGATAAATGCTGTTCCTGCCGAGAAGGTGGATATTAATGATTATCTGCCGAGAACGGAAAAAGATGTAAAGCAAATGTGGGACGATACGGTAAAAATCGTATCTGAAATTAAAAATCCATTTTTGAAATCCCTCGTCGGTGAATTTGTTAATGATAAAGAAATGATGAAGCAATTCTGCACCGCGCCGGGCGGAACCGCGAATCATCACAGTTATATCGGCGGCCTTCTTGAGCATACCAATACTATGCTCAATACCGCAAAAGCTATGATGCCTTGCTATCCGCAGCTTCAAACCGACCTTGTACTGGCGGGAATATTCCTGCACGATATGGGCAAGACCGAAGAGCTGACTTACAAAATGGCATTCGGCTACAGCGACAGCGGGCAACTGCTCGGCCATATTGTGATGACGGTGAATATGGTGGAGCGAAAAGCCGTAGCGATGGAAGCGGCAGGCAAAGAAGTTAATAGAGAAATTCTCCAGAGCCTTGAACATATAATTCTTGCCCATCACGGCGAGTATGAATTTGGTTCGCCGAAACTGCCTATGACTGCCGAGGCGTTCCTTGTCGGCTTTTTGGACAATATCGACGCTAAGATTAATCAGGTTACAGGCAAAATAGACAGCGAGCCGGGCGATGCCAACTGGACGGCGTTCATAAAAAGTTTGGATTCTAAAATTTACAGGAAAAGAGTCGTTGATTAA
- a CDS encoding FHA domain-containing protein codes for MRLTVKHQDRIINELRFAKGPIYIGRQIGSQVFLPDRAVSRQHTVIYTTTDGKWVAEDLDSANKTYLNKDIIQKAEIKDGDILKIADFQIEIRIEESEKAGVPIISLEDTLHATLHDAQVVVRHLESSDAALIKMQAKRGKDFAYAANTICKCLDSQEMVKAVVDLLFHQFNPFHVWVGLRKDPQGAVEFSKGKSISGTSVKLEDLAFSLKVKEALKNHQYILIPRLPLRTESDSKVNSAIIAPIMSDKECYGVLYADNSLDHERYGVNDLDYMIFISLMAGAFVKNI; via the coding sequence ATGCGGCTTACTGTAAAACACCAGGATAGAATCATCAATGAACTACGATTTGCAAAAGGGCCAATTTACATAGGCAGACAAATAGGCAGCCAGGTTTTTCTGCCGGACAGGGCTGTTTCGCGTCAGCATACCGTAATTTACACCACAACGGATGGCAAATGGGTCGCCGAAGACCTTGATTCAGCCAATAAGACATATCTCAACAAAGATATCATTCAGAAAGCCGAAATAAAAGACGGCGATATTCTGAAAATTGCTGATTTTCAAATCGAGATACGCATCGAGGAGAGCGAAAAAGCTGGCGTTCCGATTATAAGCCTTGAAGATACTTTGCATGCGACTTTGCACGATGCGCAGGTTGTTGTGCGTCATCTTGAAAGTTCAGATGCGGCGCTGATAAAGATGCAGGCCAAACGCGGCAAAGATTTCGCTTACGCCGCGAATACGATTTGCAAGTGCCTCGACAGTCAGGAGATGGTCAAAGCGGTTGTGGATTTACTCTTTCATCAGTTTAATCCTTTTCACGTCTGGGTCGGATTGCGAAAAGACCCGCAGGGTGCTGTTGAGTTTTCTAAAGGAAAGTCAATCAGCGGTACTTCTGTAAAATTGGAAGACCTCGCGTTTTCATTGAAAGTCAAAGAGGCCTTGAAGAATCATCAGTATATTCTTATTCCGCGTCTGCCGCTGCGAACAGAAAGCGACAGCAAGGTTAATTCCGCGATTATTGCACCCATTATGAGCGACAAGGAATGTTACGGTGTGTTGTATGCCGATAATTCGCTTGACCATGAGCGTTATGGCGTCAACGACCTTGACTATATGATTTTTATTTCGCTTATGGCTGGGGCGTTTGTGAAAAATATTTAA
- a CDS encoding CPBP family intramembrane metalloprotease has product MIIYSIVLWLTFLVGGGFIIKWLAETSLGTKSLDSAPPRPNFMPYYFPFAVLLGWLALASLGSSIADSLTSELTDWRQKFATFSFFFTVEVVAVFFIIFSAQKYFVNGLKSFGIRAKDVFQDLISSTGVFIIVWPFVTLSLALVVMLGEYFLGSDFQMQKNEGLAVLLEYKQISLRVLMIVFAAGLTPIFEELVFRGLLQTYFRENLGYKPWMSIFMVSAIFSVLHPLMHLPAIFILSVAMGYVYEKSGSLLRSIFIHCIFNSSQIALALLLQS; this is encoded by the coding sequence ATGATAATATATTCTATTGTTTTGTGGCTGACGTTTCTTGTTGGCGGCGGATTTATCATAAAATGGCTCGCAGAGACGTCATTGGGGACAAAATCTCTCGACAGCGCACCGCCAAGGCCGAATTTTATGCCGTATTATTTCCCGTTTGCTGTGCTTTTGGGCTGGCTGGCTCTTGCCTCGCTGGGTTCGAGCATAGCGGACAGTTTAACTTCGGAGCTAACCGACTGGCGGCAGAAATTCGCCACGTTTTCGTTTTTTTTCACCGTGGAGGTTGTCGCGGTCTTTTTTATTATCTTTTCCGCACAGAAATATTTTGTGAACGGACTGAAAAGTTTTGGTATTAGAGCCAAAGATGTTTTTCAGGATTTAATCTCATCGACAGGGGTTTTTATAATCGTTTGGCCGTTCGTTACGCTTTCACTGGCTTTGGTTGTTATGCTGGGCGAGTATTTTCTCGGTTCTGATTTTCAGATGCAAAAAAATGAAGGACTTGCGGTTCTTCTTGAATATAAGCAAATCAGCTTGAGAGTTTTAATGATTGTTTTCGCCGCCGGCCTTACACCGATTTTCGAGGAGCTTGTTTTCCGTGGTCTGCTGCAAACATATTTCCGTGAAAATCTCGGCTACAAACCGTGGATGAGCATATTTATGGTCTCTGCGATTTTCAGCGTGCTTCACCCCTTAATGCACCTGCCGGCAATTTTTATTTTGTCGGTAGCGATGGGTTATGTGTACGAAAAGAGCGGTTCGCTTTTGCGTTCGATTTTCATTCACTGCATTTTCAATTCTTCGCAGATTGCTTTGGCTCTATTACTTCAATCCTAA